From the Juglans microcarpa x Juglans regia isolate MS1-56 chromosome 3D, Jm3101_v1.0, whole genome shotgun sequence genome, the window aaagaaaaatttaccaAGCGGTCAAATGGAGTGGTACAAATGGGAGGGCAAAGTAATGTTTCTCTTTGGGTTTATATCATATTTACACACACGGATCGATATGTGAAATTTGAAGTCTTGAAATTGTTGAAGTAGGCGCATTCCTACACATATCTTTACAGATTAGTGAGATGCTGTTCTACTTATAATTCGAGGACACTTTTAATagtgtatattttataaataaatcctTTTTGTAATACAAAATACATACCAAGTAATATAATAGAGCTAGCTGTACCGAGTACCTCCTTAGACTTTGAAGGACATGGATATGaccttatttttatattttatcaaactcTTAGAAAAGTTAGGGGGAGTCAGGCCCAGAATTATCTGTACCGTAAGGAGGATATGATAAACCGAGGACTCAGCATTACAGTTGAAGCCATTTTTTGACTTTAAAGTCACCAATTCCTAAGGCATCTTATAATGCCTTTCGAGCGTTTGTGAATATTGACAAGGCATAGCCTGCACTTCTCAAATCATCTAATGATTCCAATAATAAGCTTCGAAAGCACAACCTGCAATAGTAATGCTAATTGATCCACCTCATGCAATGCACGTACGTAGACGTCTATATTTGAactcttaattaatttaattttccaaTATTTCTATATGAGGATCTGCTAACTGATTTTATGCAAACAAGCTGAGATACTTTTAgatctataataaataattgaattgaaaatttttaagaaCACCATCAACAAATTGataaaaagtaagaaagaaaaaataaaatttcaaacttgCATTCTTCAATGGATATCGCCTATCGGTAATTTTACATCTAAGTTTTTCAAATGTTGCAATTAAGAGAAGAATTTGAATCATGGAAACGATCTATATAGGAATTATAAAAAAGAGTTAATATATGTAAACCATAAactaaattttgtattttgctaaATAATGTATAgcaataatgttatatatttaaaagtttttaggTAATGCAATTGCATgtgaatattatattctaatttaatttcttgaaaaaaaataatgaaaacaaaatgtagttatcataaaattttaaatgagatcAAATTCTAATTCGATAATATATAACAAAgatctattaaaaatttattgacAATTTGAAAGGTACCCTTAAGACGACTGGTCATTTAAAAATACTGGCCAGTGCTAGTTATGAGTTGTGGATAAGAACtagaacaaaattataaaaaattaagggAAATATACAAATTAGACAAGAttataatacatacatacatatatatatatatatattatttttttatttttggttagaGCCTTGGGCGCCAAGGCACCCCATGCCCCCCCACCCCAACCCCGCGGCCCCGGTCTCGTCCTTGGATGTATTCTACAATTTTTGCAAAATAGCAGAGTAGTTTTTTTCTCGGCAAAATAGCAGAGTAATTGATCTTGAAAGGGTTAGataaacaattaatatatatttggttcAGTGAGAGAGACCAAAAGTATTCTTAATTATGACACAgtcattattaaaaatttacaccggcaaaatgcatgaaaatgattaaaattgACCTGCTAAATGACTGTAAAACAATAATATCCTACAAAATCGGGAAGCAACAACCAACAACttgcaaaatttatttattgaagccatattatatctttaaatggtatatatatctttaaaattatttttattgtaaaacatATTTGATAGATCACATACCCAACCTTGAGTCTCTCGGAAGTGTGATTATACAGCCAAGATCAAGCGCTTTACCTGGCCATcttgttagaataattttaaatatgggcttcttttgattgcatgttttataaaacggattagacatatatatatagctcacaatGGTATTTTGGTTTTAACCCATTAAGTTGAGTGATTATTTGGAGTTTATTGCACCTTAGTAATATAAGATTATATCCTATCTAAATTGTGGTAAAATTACGTATGTAGGCCTGAAAACTTAAGGGTCTTTATTCTGGAATTCTATAGACCCATTGGAATTTGAGTCTTTAATGGGAGGACTCCAttagttttctatttataaGAGGCTAGGTCTCCTCTCCACTCCATACATCCATTGGCTTGCTCCATTGATAGCTGATATTTTGTGAGGAGGAAGGAGGGGAAGATCGGTCTATTTGCATTCTCCAATCATGACTTCCGCAAGTACATTCTTTACATTCCATTCTCTGTGTATTCGTTTATTGAGATTCTGTTTTTTGGCATGTTCTTCGTGtttttacatttggtatcagaggcACCATGCTAAGATTAGAATCTTTCGTAAGAATAAGAGGATgttatgttttgatgttttgttTTCGATTTTTTCTCTATACAAACCAATcactcaaaattaaatttatagaacttaTTTATTGCAAATAAACGAttgatcaaattcatatcaAAATCTTTTTCTGGAATgctatttacttgttttagaTGTCTTTAATATGATGCATTGTTtcggttttgagttttgaaaaactaGGGTTCATACCCATTTCAAAGTTTGATTAATCTACACTAAATATGGATACCCattgttttaaaacatcatatatgtatttttcgtGTATTCAATATTGTttcccctaaattaattttgtttttggacCCTAGAATTgtaagaaattgagaaaaatccttTTTAAAACCCGTAAACTCGGACTGGTGACCCACGACCCGCGACCCGCTTTCAGACTCGgttggaggttgaagatgaatgCTCCTCCAGCCAGAACATTACCCACGTGCATCAGGTGGCTCGTGTGGCGCGTGTAGCCCCACGAACAttgttttttgtcattttctttttccaatatttatttacacgCCCTATTAattctttctatattttttgaaaatttttagtaCCATCATAAGACactgttttataattttgaatatcaTTTACACATTTTTCTAAGGGCTACAGTGTACTGTATATTATGATAAATTTTCTGGTGAATAGTCAGTATCTTATCTGATCTGTGCATATATGTACTCTCTTTCTTTGCATGTTTTGGATGTGCATATTAATTTTTGCAACTTGTTATAagtatttttgtatatatatatgcattccAAGTTCATAGTTAAATTTTAGACATATTTGTTGTCTTATATACTTGATCTATTCACACTGTTTTTTGTCTCACAATCACATTTGAACTCTAACTCTGATTGTGTCAAgttgatgattattattatcattttatgattataattcATGGGCATTCAGATTATTCTTGTTTTTCCATTAagtgaaatttttgaaatattagtgGGTGGTAGCCGCCAAAGGGATATCtatgttttctaatttattgcatataatattttttccaaaCGTGTTATTGTGTgtgatattttagaaaatgGTGTGACCTAGTTAATGAGATTACATTAGTCTAGAAATTTCCTTCTACCTAAAGGTGATGGTATTTtgaaattgatgtgattttattaattagctTTGTGATATGTTTTAAGAGTACCTTATAGCATGTTATCTAGTCAGCTCAAATGTGACTTTACAATGATGCACCAAGGCTCTTACCGTAATGAAGCTCATATGGTTTCGAGCTTAATTATGGACTGTCTAATTAATAGCTcatattaattagaaagattTGATATCTTCCATTGACTGCATGCATTATGATTggatgataattaaataaaatgtattattttatgtttccaCAGTTTTGAGTGCCTCCTCTATTTCAAGTCAATTATTTGCTATTGAAACCTTGACGTAGAAATTGCTCTTAGTCTTTTGGAAACGAGATGGAAACGAGACGTAGAAATTGCTCTTGGTCTTTTGGGATTGGATTTTGCCCTAGAGGACCAGCTTTCAAAACCTACTGATAAGAGCATTGCTAAATATGTGGCTAAATATCAAAAGTGGGATAGGGCAAATAGGATTTGTTTAAAGATCATCAAACATTCTATATCAGATTCAATTATGGGAGCTATTCCGGACAATGATAATGTTAAGAATTTTTTGGATACCATAGGCCAAAGGTTTATTGAATTCGATAAAGCTGAAACTGGAGACCTGATGGATAGACTGATGAGTATGAAATATGATGGTTCTAGTGGAGTTAGGGAGTACATTAtgaaaatgatacatatatcTTTTAAGCTAGAAGCCCTCAAAATTCTGATTGCTGAGTCTTTTCTGGTTTATCATGTTCTTAACAGTCTTCCTAGCCAGTTTAATCAGCTAAAGGTTGCTTATAATGCTCATCGAGATAAATGGaatttaaatgatttgataGTAGTATGTGCCCAAGAGGAGTGTAGGATGCGTCGTGAGACTGTTGAAAATGTGCAATTAGCTTTTCAGCCACAACAGAACAAGGGGTCTTTTCATAATCATAAGTCTAAGTTCCACAAGGGAAATAAGTCACACCAAAATCAGCACAGTAAAAGGTTTGAAGGTCAGACTTCTGGTGGTCCTAAAGaaactataaagaaaaattatcaatgtaagttttgtaaaagGAAGGGTCATTGACAAaaggattattttaaatttaaagcttggttggagaagaaaaagaagaactcGGCAAGTACCTCCTTGGCCTTAGTTTGTTTTGAGTCTTCTTTAGTAGATGTGCCTTTAAATTCTTGCTGGATAGACTCGGGTGCAAGTATTCATATTGCGAATTCCTTGTAGGGGTTCGTAAACAAACGGAGGCCAAGTGAGAATGAAGTGAGCTTGTGCGTTGGGAATGGAGTTCAAGTGAAGGTCGAGTTTATAGGAGTAGTAAAGTTATCTTTGgagtttggtttttcttttattttggagAACACAGTTTTTGTACCGTCAATGAGATGGAATTTGATTTCTATATCAAAACTTGATGAATCTGGTTTCTCTTTTAAGTTTGGTaatggaaaagttgaattattttatgattCTCATTTGGTTGGAAATGGTCTTTTGTGTGATGGTTTATATAGAATGTCTTTGGCTTCTTTTGGTGAAATCTCTTGTGTTACCAATGTAGCAAAGAAAAGGTCTTTAATCCATGAATCATCTTCCATGTTGTGGCACAAGAGGTTAGgacatatttcaaaagaaagaatGGAGAGATTGGTAAAAGTTGAGATACTTCTCTCTcttgatttttcagattttaacacATGTGTGGACTGTATAAGAGGAAAGCTCCCTAAATCCACAAGAAAGGGTTCTACTAGGAGTGACGGTATTTTGGATTTAATACATACCGACATTAGTGGACCTTTACCTTCTACCATATATAGAAATAAGTACTTCgtaatttttattgatgatttctcatgCTATGGATATGTTTACCTGATTAATGATAAATCCCTGGCTCTTGAGAAATTAAGATATTCAAAATGGAAGTAGAAAATCAATGTGGAAAAAGTATTAAAGTTATAAGATCTGACTGTGGTGGTGAGTATTATGGGATGTACGATGAGTCTGGTCAAAACAtgggtgattttacaaaatttttacaaGGGTGTGGAATAGTACCTCAATACACCATGCAAGGAACACCCGAGCAGAATGGTGTTTCTAAAAGATGAAATCGGACTCTAAAGGACATGGTTAGAAGTATGATGAGCAGAACAAAGTTCGCAGTAAAGCTGTTTCAAAAACTCTTTTTGAATTATGGACAGGCCGTAAGCCAAGTTTGGCTCATTTAAGAGTTTGGGGATGTCCAGCTGAGATTAGGATTTATAATCCTCTTGAAAAGAAACTTGATCCAAAATCTACTCCTGGTTATTTTATTAGGTACCCTGATAGATCAAAAGGATATAAGTTCTATTGTCCTAATCGTGGCACCAGAATTGTTGTGTCCATTACTGCAAATTTTTTGGAGAATGATGTTGGTGATAGTGGGAGTTCTGTATTGGAGGAATTTTTTGTTGAACTTAATCCAGTTGTTGTTGTACAGGAAAGAGTAGTTTCTCCGCCAATTGAAATTGTTAGTGAAGAACCTGGACAACAAGAAGAAATTCCAACAGTagttgggtcattttctgagcCACAAGTCTGAAGATCTAAAAGAGAAAGAAGGTCTCAATTGCCTAATGATTACATTGTCTATTTGTTAGagagtgattttaatattgggcATGTAGTTGATCATGTTACTTTTAAGCAAGCCTCGACATGTTCTGAGTCAGATAAGTGGTTAAGTGTTatggaagatgaaatgaattctatggaaaagaatagagtttggGAACTTGTTGAACTTCCTCCAGATGCTAAGGCCATAGACAACAAATAgattttcaaaagtaaattaGACTCAAAAGGAAATGTTGAACGAAAGAAGGCAAGATTAGTTGCAAAAGGGTTCACTCAGCGAGAAGGCATTGATtataatgaaacattttcaccagtttcgtttaaagattattttagaattatccTGGCACTCGTGGCACACTATGATTTGGAGCTTCATCAGATGGATGTAAAGACAACATTTTTGAATGGAGATCTTTATGAAGAGGTTTATATGAGACAACCTGAAGGTTTTGTtgtgaaggaaaaaagaaaacttggtATGTAAGTTAAATAAATCCTCATATGGCCTGAAGCAAGCATCTCGTCAGTGGTATTTGAAGTTTGATGAGGTTGTAACTTTACttggttttgttgaaaatgCAGTTGACCAATGTATATATCGCAAGACCAGTGGgagaaagtttatttttcttattttgtatgtggatgacattttgcTTGCCAGCAGTGACTTGGAATTACTTcatgaaacaaagaaaatgctATCTactaattttgagatgaaagatcTAGGAGAAGCTTCTTTTGTTCTTGGCATTGATATATGTCGTGATAGAGCTTGTGGTTTGTTGGGACTTTCTCAGAAAGCTTATATACGGCGTGTACTACAAAAGTTTGAAATGCAAAACTGTGCACCTGGCGATGTACCCATCATAAAAGGAGATAAGTTTAACAAAACTCAATGTCCTAAGAATGAGCTTGAAAGGGAATCTGTAAAGAACATACCATAGGCTAGTGCTATGAGAAGTTTGATGTATGCTCAAAtttgcactagaccagatattgcctaTGCAGTTAATGTTCTTAGTAGGTTTCAGTCGAATCCAAGGCAAGAGCATTGGAAAGCAGCTAAGAAAGTTATGAGATACTTGAAGAAAACTGAAGGTTACATCCTCACTTTCCAGCATTCAAATCACCTTGAGGTGGTAGGCTACTCAGATTCTGATTTTGCTGTATATCAAGATGATTTGAAATCGACCTtaggttatgtttttatgctaGTTGGGGGTGCTATTTCTTGGAAGAGTGTTAAGCAAACTCTGGTGGCATCTTCTACTATGCAAGCTGATAATAGTGCAGTGgtgttcttttcaaagaataataaaagttcTAGTGGATCCAAGTACATTGACATCAAGTATTTGGTGGTCAGAGATAGAGTTAAGGAATGGCAGACAAAGATAGAGCATATTAATAAAGAGGCGATGATTGCAGATCCTTTGACTAGGGACTCGCTCctaatgtttttaaaacacaTGCTACTAATATGGGTATTGTGGAaacttttgatgtttttggttaGTGGGAGTTACttatgtaaaaataactatGTTTTGGCTTGATCCCTTTACATGGTACGTAGGCAACCCATTTGTTTTAGGGTGTAGCccctttctaataaaaaaataataaatctctcCTATTCATAAACTATGTTTTTGAGCATGCGTTTGGCCTATGTCTTttattatgatatcattatGATCTCGAGATATATGGATAAAAGACATAAAGTGAGTCTGTTTTAGAGACATGTGGCTTCATTTTGAAGCATTATGAGGACTGATATGAATTAGCATAGGTTTTGATCACATTGGTCCTAAGTTCATACTACATACTACCACATTGGTCGAAGGAAGGGGATCCATGTTGATAAGGATATTAGCATTTGTAGCTGTGGAGTGGTCTTACGTCGTTTAAGTGATGTAACGACTTCCATGCTAGATGTTGATATTCTTGTTGGACTGGATTGTGTTTTCCAAGGTGCTATCATTTGAGCAATATATTTGTGTGGCTACCTATGTAGTCTAACCCGAGAGTCATTTTTCaaacaagttttattttatagcaaTCAATGTTTGCCCAAGTAGGAGAATGctagaataattttaaatatgggcttcttttgattgcatgttttataaaacgggttagacatatatatatatatatatatatatatatagctcacaatGGTATTTTGGTTTTAACCCACTaagttgagtgatcatttggggtttattgcaccttagtaatataggattatatccTATTTAAATTGTAGTAAAATTACGTATGTAGGCCTAGAAACTTAAGGGTCTTTATTCTGGAATTCTTATAGACCCATTGGAATTTGAGTCATTAATGGGAGGACTCCATAAGTTTTCTATTTATAAGAGGCTAG encodes:
- the LOC121255040 gene encoding secreted RxLR effector protein 161-like; protein product: MRSLMYAQICTRPDIAYAVNVLSRFQSNPRQEHWKAAKKVMRYLKKTEGYILTFQHSNHLEVVGYSDSDFAVYQDDLKSTLGYVFMLVGGAISWKSVKQTLVASSTMQADNSAVVFFSKNNKSSSGSKYIDIKYLVVRDRVKEWQTKIEHINKEAMIADPLTRDSLLMFLKHMLLIWVLWKLLMFLVSGSYLCKNNYVLA